The proteins below are encoded in one region of Apodemus sylvaticus chromosome 13, mApoSyl1.1, whole genome shotgun sequence:
- the Synpo gene encoding synaptopodin isoform X2 yields the protein MEGYSEEASLLRHLEKVASEEEEVPLVVYLKENAALLTANGLHLSQSREPQHSTPNPPDSEVASPTADINQNPSSPDATLTTLASNLGHHNQPTADVNQNPPATSTPPVQQNSSEAQCSPNGTLDSKPSTPCADDGQPPVPAEEVRSSILLIDKVSAPSSAASAFTREATPLSSSASPAADLMSSSLLIDMHPSTLVAPAEQEVSGHAAVTTPTKVYSEVHLTLAKPASVVNRTARPFGVQSPGTTSQIEQSPMMGRRHFGEKTWAPPASSVVDRSPQPQRHMMARSPMVERRLVGQRSPVLERRPLGSFTPPPTYAETLSTAPVASRVRSPPSYSTLYPSSDPKPPHLKGQAVPANKTGILEESMARRGSRKSMFTFVEKPKVTPNPDLLDLVQTADEKRRQRDHGEVGMEEEPFALGAEASNFQQEPIARDRTSPAAAEDAVPEWASCLKSPRIQAKPKPKPNQNLSEASGKGAELYARRQSRMEKYVIESSGHAELARCPSPTMSLPSSWKYTTNAPGGFRVASLSPARTPPASLYHGYLPDNGVLRPEPTKQQPYQMRPSLYALSPVKEPAKVSSRATSSRTPSRTVSPRAASPAKPSSLDLVPNLPRAGLPPSPALPRPSRSSPGLYTAPVQDSLQPTAVSPTYSSDISPVSPSRAWSPRAKQAPRPSFSTRNAGIEAQDRPESLPTSPPWTPGTSRPPSSLDGWVSPGPWEPGRGSSMSSPPPLPPPPPMSPSWSERSVSPLRPETEARPPSRQLQALLARNIINAARRKSASPRPAPAETLRPFSPPQGPPPPPPPARMRSPQPARPAGNFRGAAFSPIPRSPLPVGPSSCSSPRSPQAAPSRPFPYRRSPTDSDVSLDSEDSGLKSPGILGYNICPRGWNGSLRLKRGSLPTEASCTT from the exons ATGGAGGGGTACTCGGAGGAAGCCAGTCTGCTGCGGCACCTGGAGAAGGTCGCCAGTGAGGAAGAAGAAGTGCCGTTGGTAGTTTATTTAAAGGAGAATGCGGCCCTCCTGACAGCTAATGGGCTACACCTCTCCCAGAGCCGAGAGCCTCAGCACTCCACACCGAACCCTCCGGACTCTGAAGTAGCCAGTCCCACTGCAGATATCAACCAGAACCCCTCCTCCCCCGATGCCACACTCACCACACTAGCCTCTAACTTAGGTCACCACAACCAGCCCACCGCTGACGTCAATCAAAACCCCCCAGCCACCAGCACGCCCCCTGTCCAACAGAACTCATCCGAGGCACAGTGTTCCCCGAATGGCACGCTCGATTCCAAACCCAGCACTCCGTGTGCTGATGACGGGCAGCCCCCGGTGCCAGCAGAGGAGGTGAGGTCCAGCATTCTCCTGATTGACAAGGTGTCGGCTCCATCATCTGCCGCCAGCGCCTTCACTAGAGAAGCCACTCCCCTCTCCAGCTCTGCGTCACCAGCCGCAGATCTCATGTCCAGCTCCCTGCTTATTGACATGCACCCTAGTACCCTAGTGGCACCAGCCGAACAAGAGGTGTCTGGACATGCGGCTGTCACCACGCCCACTAAGGTGTATAGTGAAGTACATCTCACACTAGCCAAGCCTGCATCCGTGGTCAACAGGACCGCCAGGCCTTTTGGGGTCCAGTCGCCAGGGACTACCAGCCAGATAGAACAAAGCCCCATGATGGGAAGGCGACATTTTGGAGAGAAGACCTGGGCTCCCCCGGCTAGCAGTGTGGTGGATAGGAGTCCCCAGCCACAGAGGCACATGATGGCCCGCAGTCCCATGGTGGAAAGGAGGCTGGTTGGGCAGCGAAGTCCGGTCCTAGAGAGACGCCCCTTAGGAAgcttcaccccaccccccacctacGCGGAGACTTTGTCAACAGCCCCGGTGGCTTCTCGGGTTAGGTCTCCGCCCTCTTACTCCACGCTGTATCCCAGCTCTGACCCCAAGCCTCCCCATTTGAAGGGTCAGGCAGTCCCTGCCAACAAGACAGGAATTTTGGAAGAATCTATGGCACGCCGAGGCAGTCGGAAGTCGATGTTCACTTTCGTGGAGAAGCCCAAGGTGACCCCGAATCCGGACTTGCTGGACCTAGTGCAGACAGCTGACGAGAAGCGGAGGCAGAGAGACCACGGGGAGGTGGGCATGGAAGAAGAGCCCTTTGCCCTGGGAGCCGAGGCCTCCAACTTCCAGCAGGAGCCGATAGCTCGGGACAGGACCAGCCCCGCCGCTGCGGAGGACGCTGTTCCGGAGTGGGCCTCCTGCCTCAAGTCACCTCGTATCCAGGCCAAGCCGAAGCCCAAACCCAACCAGAACCTCTCAGAGGCCTCAGGGAAGGGGGCTGAGCTCTACGCCCGCCGCCAGTCACGGATGGAGAAATATGTCATAGAGTCTTCAGGCCATGCCGAGTTGGCCCGCTGCCCTTCACCTACGATGTCCCTGCCTTCATCCTGGAAGTACACCACGAATGCTCCCGGGGGCTTCCGAGTGGCATCCCTGAGCCCAGCGCGGACTCcgcctgcctctctctaccacggCTATCTGCCGGACAATGGAGTCCTGCGCCCCGAGCCTACCAAGCAGCAGCCATACCAGATGAGGCCTTCACTCTATGCTCTGTCACCTGTCAAAGAACCTGCCAAGGTCTCATCACGTGCCACCTCATCACGCACTCCGTCACGCACTGTCTCACCTCGAGCCGCCTCCCCAGCCAAGCCTAGCTCCCTGGACCTGGTGCCCAACCTGCCCAGAGCCGGCCTCCCACCGTCTCCTGCTCTGCCTCGGCCTTCCCGCTCCTCCCCAGGCCTCTACACTGCCCCAGTCCAGGACAGCCTCCAACCCACTGCCGTGAGCCCCACCTACAGCAGTGATATCTCCCCGGTGTCTCCCTCCAGGGCGTGGTCTCCTCGAGCCAAGCAGGCCCCCAGGCCTTCCTTCTCCACCCGGAATGCTGGGATCGAGGCCCAG GACCGCCCGGAGAGCTTGCCCACGTCCCCGCCCTGGACGCCGGGCACTTCCCGGCCCCCTAGCAGCCTGGACGGCTGGGTGAGCCCGGGGCCGTGGGAGCCGGGTCGCGGGAGCAGCATGAGCAGCCCTCCGCCTCTGCCGCCGCCTCCACCAATGTCCCCCTCGTGGAGCGAGCGCTCCGTCTCCCCGCTGCGACCGGAGACCGAGGCGCGGCCCCCGAGCCGCCAGCTGCAGGCACTTCTGGCGCGCAACATCATCAACGCGGCCCGGCGCAAGAGCGCCTCCCCGCGGCCAGCGCCCGCCGAGACCCTGCGGCCCTTTTCCCCGCCGCAGGGgccgcccccgccgccgccgccggcgcGCATGCGCTCTCCGCAGCCCGCCCGCCCTGCAGGCAACTTCCGCGGAGCGGCTTTCTCCCCGATCCCGCGGAGCCCGTTACCCGTCGGGCCTTCGTCCTGCTCTAGTCCCCGGAGTCCTCAAGCCGCGCCGTCCAGGCCTTTTCCCTACCGCCGCTCACCCACAGACTCCGACGTGTCTCTCGACTCCGAGGACTCTGGGCTTAAGTCGCCTGGCATCCTCGGCTACAACATATGTCCTCGGGGCTGGAATGGCAGCCTGAGGCTCAAGCGTGGGAGTCTCCCCACTGAGGCCTCCTGCACCACCTAA